Proteins from a single region of Harmonia axyridis chromosome 4, icHarAxyr1.1, whole genome shotgun sequence:
- the LOC123678054 gene encoding uncharacterized protein LOC123678054, whose translation MKIIEPSKNFYFEKMLSGDDEVVVPECIIQEANEAAEAVIPLKSKILYEKQYTAFCAWRNNKKAKGVNEKIILAYISEQSKKVKSSSLWSYYSQLKKMLALKEKIDIGRFHQVTAFLKQHSRGYVAKKSKVFTREEFEYFLDAAPDEQYLLIKVVFIMGVAGGCRIGELVTMTVDDVEDRGSVLVIQIPDTKTYKKRVFTVVNGTNKVAALDIFRKYRNLRPSKVDHKRLFINYKNEKCTVQPVGVNTFSKMPVTIAKYLGLSDAEQYTGHSFRRSSATLLANSGADLTVLKRHGGWRSSSVAEGYIEDSLQNKINISEQILGGVTKTGVPDAEMDIPAGPEKSSNTCAITTERVSFGGGAGFQFHFQNLSNCNFYFNDRNDC comes from the coding sequence atgaaaattatagaaccgtcaaagaatttttatttcgaaaaaatgttgaGCGGTGACGACGAGGTTGTAGTTCCTGAGTGCATTATACAAGAAGCAAATGAGGCAGCAGAAGCAGTAATtccattaaaatcaaaaatattgtacgAAAAGCAATATACGGCATTTTGTGCCtggagaaataataaaaaagccaAAGGTGTcaacgaaaaaataattttggcgTATATTTCCGAACAATCCAAGAAAGTTAAGTCGTCGTCTTTATGGTCCTACTATTCGCAACTCAAGAAAATGTTGgctctgaaagaaaaaatagacATCGGCAGATTTCACCAAGTCACCGCCTTTTTGAAGCAACATTCCAGGGGATACGTAGCAAAGAAGTCGAAGGTATTCACAAGAGAGGAGTTTGAATACTTTTTAGATGCCGCTCCTGATGagcaatatttattgataaaggTAGTTTTTATTATGGGTGTTGCTGGAGGGTGTAGAATCGGCGAGCTGGTGACTATGACCGTAGATGACGTGGAAGATCGGGGCAGCGTATTGGTTATTCAGATTCCAGATACGAAAACTTATAAGAAAAGAGTGTTCACTGTGGTCAATGGTACTAATAAGGTTGCTGCACTCGATATATTCCGCAAGTATAGGAACTTGAGGCCAAGCAAAGTTGATCACAAGCGactattcataaattataaaaatgaaaaatgtaccGTCCAGCCTGTAGGTGTGAATACATTTTCGAAAATGCCCGTTACTATTGCAAAGTATTTGGGCCTTTCTGATGCTGAACAATATACAGGGCACAGTTTCAGGCGTTCTTCTGCAACCCTACTCGCAAATTCTGGGGCAGATTTGACAGTTTTGAAAAGACATGGTGGATGGCGCTCAAGTTCTGTTGCAGAAGGATATATTGAAGATTCactacaaaacaaaataaatatttctgaaCAAATACTTGGTGGGGTCACAAAAACCGGAGTTCCTGATGCAGAAATGGATATTCCAGCAGGGCCTGAGAAGTCCTCAAACACATGTGCTATAACGACTGAGCGTGTTTCCTTTGGAGGAGGTGCAGGTTTCcagtttcattttcaaaatctgagtaattgtaatttttactttaatgaTAGAAATGACTGTTAA
- the LOC123678055 gene encoding 60S ribosomal protein L22-like: MHKPITAKVQPKKKQQIRGKGLKKKKVSLKFTIDCTHPVEDSIMDLGDFENYLMAKIKINNKLANFSGKSGQHYITLSQEKGTKVVLSAEIPFSKRDLKYSTEKYLKKNNLRDWLRVVASDKDNYQLRYFQINDQDDNEEEDNE, encoded by the coding sequence ATGCACAAACCAATTACCGCCAAGGTTCAGCcaaaaaagaaacaacaaaTCCGTGGAAAGGGTCTCAAAAAGAAGAAGGTATCCTTGAAATTCACCATTGACTGCACACATCCAGTTGAAGACAGTATCATGGATCTTGGAGATTTCGAAAATTACCTGATGGCTAAAATAAAGATTAACAACAAACTTGCCAACTTCAGTGGCAAGAGCGGACAGCACTATATAACATTGTCCCAAGAAAAGGGAACGAAAGTAGTTTTATCAGCTGAAATTCCTTTCTCCAAAAGGGATCTCAAATATTCGaccgaaaaatatttgaaaaagaacAACCTCAGAGATTGGTTGAGAGTAGTAGCATCAGATAAAGATAATTATCAGTTGAGATACTTCCAGATCAACGACCAAGATGATAATGAGGAAGAagataatgaataa